Within Telopea speciosissima isolate NSW1024214 ecotype Mountain lineage chromosome 8, Tspe_v1, whole genome shotgun sequence, the genomic segment CTTGGATTagcccatgggtgccccatttaatttttagggcttcccatggtcgcccatgggaaccctggtgcatccctgttagggtttctccttccctcatgtgtcccataaaatttattatcacagtagggacgaagaaactcatccctggtccatcacatggcaagggggatccatccctaactcgaatgcgcagcagaaaaggtcaattcgagtttctttcgcatcccataaatattaataatcaataaactgaaggaattaatgaagaactgctaacttggtgagccttaagtgttgctcctccaatagacagtggttcttcctccagtgagcactccaagtaaacagatctgaacctccaatggtgctaccaaggttcttcaagccaatcccagatgctctcaaattcttcagcacagatctagggtttcacaaaccctaactctcaaacactgagatgagagaaactagaagaagaagaagagatctcaaagaggagagagagaccaaaacgcagaagagggggccaagcaaaaacgtggagcactaccccctctgcgtttttggtcccctttatataatgccagggtttaattaaaaaccctgaatggataagattcaatccctttgagagtctgactctctctctctttgtttggcagttctgtttaaacttaaagtgctacacaggtgaagaagcagaatctaatagggaaagtattaattaattactttatttaatatttaatggataattacaattagcaccatatccattaattaaataaagtactaattaaaatagcaaattccaaataactctctatatgataactatttatcataaacaaccccccactaatcaacaccatcattatggaatctagggcacgtacacttgtactgccaaaccccaatccatagtacatgtccgtatacgagcgtctgtgcatctgatcgggtcctgcaaaactcgataaaatactttgttcaaataattataaataatgtatcattttatgtaaaatagatttttgcaaaaccatttccaaaatggcactggatccaaattctgatccgaccatgcacagacagtttctatcttggtgttccccaatcgggcagtgatgatcgtgttggataactccttcactcacaaagtgttcacacattccagaacatcggctttgactcgcttgtgtctcaatcattgatgaatcAAAGAATGTGATCATACTTTGCAGTGATAGAGTTCCCTCAGGCAcagggtatcggtgacacatgtctatcccttcctacatctggcagtaatatatgagggaatcgacaaagtagattcttcgccaatgcacacatcaaacatgtgagcactcgcattcgtactctgacatcacatgtctaggtatacccaatgcgacgaccatatgataagggtgtccagcccaaaccctagtcgtgactaccattttaagtaaaacttaggaaCACATAacgctcaaaaagtttataccgcatgtgacaatattaaactaaaatgtataaatgttcaatacaaaggtgaaccgggttgaaccaaaccgaaccaggtttgatgcacacataatatatatatatatatatatatatatatatagagagagagagagagagagagagtgagtcaCGTTAGTCTTGTGATCGATGCTGATACTGGTTCTGTGCTCTATTCAGACTGAGAAGAGTGGTAGAAGTTGAGTTACTCTGAAGTCCATTAAAGATGACAAGTGAATATTGAGGTTAGAAGCACAGTTGCAATTACATGTACCGCACCCTTTGCATTTAAAATTACAACACGAGTAAGCGTCCCTCATGGCAGCACAAACTCTACAATAAAGTCTAATTAGTTAGGGGTCAGACCCTTCTGTTCCATCTACCCTTTATTTTTCCTGTGTAATTAAAGACTTGAGAGACCTTCAATTTAATAGAGTTTTGCTGAAAGCCTGCAATTATTAATAGATTCCGCAACCCTCAAGCCTTATCCACCAGAATCGACTCGTCTCAGTTCTGCATGGGATACCGAACTCCAGCTGCCATCACGCGTTGCTGCTCTATCTGCATCATGGAATCATAAATGACATTTATAATGatatcattttccttttttttttcccccttcttggGTACTAACATATACTGATTTAATGATGCAAATTGACTAGGACttaattgaaagagaaaaaaaaacgtAGAATTGAAGAGAGAACAGTGGAGCTGGTTTACTTGGAACAGTTCGTGCAATCTATTCTTGAGATAGCAGTACTCATGCTCCAACAACTCCAAAGCTCGCAAGCATCTGAAAACACATTAGCACCGACCAAtgtgaaaactgaaaagaatGTTTGTTCTATGTAGAGCAAAAGTTAGTcttaaagagagaagaaatgtgCAGTGAGAATGCACAAATTCTGAGAAAAATAAACACACCCAGCTCTGTTGTTTTGCTCGGAAGCAGCGCGAAAGGCAACGCATATGTTTCTGACGCTCTTGGCTCCAATGCTGGAACTACTCCCCATGAACTGGTTCAGATGGATTCCCATCTTCTTGTAGTCTGAGAACTCTCTATCCGACCTGCATGCCCACCGTCACGTTTACCTACATAAATATTACAAAATGCAGAAAACCCAAATgcgaagaaaaaaaacatttgaaattGGCGATAAGTCTTAAGAATCTGAAATTGGAGATATTAAACCGTATTGCTATTATTGGGATAGGTTAAATGTCTTGATTTAACAGTTTTCCATCAATTTTGAAGCATTTGAAACAATGAGAAGAGAGTTACTTACAGTAGCCCTCTAAGATTCCTCAAGAGCTTTTCAGATTCATTAAAGAAGATGTTGACGACCTCAGAGACAAAGTTTGGAGAGGTCTCGTCTTGGAGCTGCTGGAGCTGTAAGAACTGCTCATCCAAGACTCCCTGAATCAAAAAATTTCATGTCATCTGCAATTAACTAACCCCACTCAATGAAACTGAAGAGAAATAACTGAAAAGACGAGAAAATGATTATGTTCAAGAACCTGGTGGAATAACAAGGCAAGTAACCGATTCATGTCGGCTCGCAAGTGATCCGCGCCGAACCCAAGCAACCACAGCGGCAGACCCGTTTTGACGAATCTCTTTAATTCGATCAACAAACAAGGAGGAATGCGACAGACAAAATGTAAGATCGAGcaattgtgatttttggatCAAATGGTTtaagggtttgggatttttgggagCGGGAGGATGGAAGATGGGATTGATTTTAAAGGGTGGACTGTGGAGAGGTGTGGGAAACAGTGAGACATAGAAAATTGAGGGAGAGAATGGGGCGTGCAATGGAGACAAAATCGAGGTGAATGCGTGGAATCTACCGGACCGGTGACCTGCTATGGCCGTACTCAGCTTACTTCGCGTGCTGTCGGTGGTGCAGGTGCGTCGGTTACCTTGGCACGACCACTTCCTGAAGCCGGTAATGTCAAGCTCAGAAAAAAACGGCTTCTTTTCATCTTCAATTTGCTTTGTCCCGTGCTCCTCACATACCTCTGCTTCTTcactttttattctcttttcgATTaactttttattctctttcctttttcggATTCCAATACAAACAAAGGACAAGTGTAAAGATGAGACTTGAGAGTGCACTCTCCTCTTTCTGGTGGTGCAAAACTCAGCTTTGAACTCCGGGAAAGGATGAAGCACCCGATAAAATAGCTTTCGTGGCAGGTATTTCAGTACGGTACTAACAGGGCTATCATGAGATACCTGATGGGATAGTCGATGCAGAGTTCAGAACCAAGAAAATGGAATAAGAGCTGAAACTGTGAGAGTGAGAGAGCACAAAATTATAGGAGATTTGATACTTTAATATGCTATCTAAGCACGGATTAGGCCCTGATGTCAACGATTTAGGTCCAGGTTTTAGGTTAGAAATCACGAATTAATTcgactttttttttattttttggggtaaagGAATAAATCCAACTTTAATGCGCTGTTTTTATAAAGTACAGTGAAAGCTCAATTTGCAGGTTAAGCTGCTCCTCACTGTATAAGATTTATTTCGCACATCAAAATCAAATATATACGTAGAAAATGTGGAATTTTGGATTAGTTGTTCTCCCGTCAATCAAACAGGCCTAAGACCCCTTTGGCCCTTTCCGGGTCAGGGTATTGAGTAACCAACCATATGGGTGATAGGAGCTTGTATTAATTGTGCATTCTGAGTCCATTTATCAACTCATTAATATCATTACTCTTCTATGTAGGGATGTCAATTGGTTGGATTGGACTGAATCAGTTTCGATGTAAGAATGGTGAATCCTAAACCAAATCAATAAGGAAAaattcggtttcggtgtgggAATGTTGAATTCAATCCGAACCAATAAGAGAAGGTTCGTTTTCGGTGTGGGAATGCTAAATTCAAACCCGAACCAATAAGAGAAGGTTCGGTTCTGATTTGATTTGCTTTCAAGTTCTTATTAATCTCTCATCTCATATTCCCAAGTTGTTAACAATATAATTTTAATGATGACAAACACTTGACTGTAGTAACATTTATGTGAAGCTTTGTAGTCACTAATACTACATCTTTGAGAGcaacaagacttgaagaaaaaTCAATATTGTGAAGATAAGACAAACCTAGTTTAGCAAGTCAAGCCTTTCAAGACAAAACAAATTTCTCAATTAAAGTCAAGTCAAGAACAAGATAAAGTTTCAAGACAAAGACAAGAACAAGACAAGTCAAAATCTCAAGTATAAAGGAAAAGTCTCAAAGAAAGACATGCTCATGTGCACAAATATCACTTTTAGAACATTTATAGACACTTGCATTGCATGCATACATTTTTACATGGACAACATCTAGACTATCCAAGGACCAgtgaaaagaccaaaaatagGTATAAAGATTGTTGCTGCAAAAGTCCCAAAATACCCAagccaaaatagccaaaatagGGCAAGAAAAGCATCAACCGGTCCAACAACCGGTCTAGGCAGAATACATTCTCTTCTACTAGACTGACAAAGATTGGGAACCGGTTTGAGCGGTTGCCCCAATCAATTGAAGAAAATCTTCTAGTATCAAGCCATTTTGTCAAATCGGATCCCCAACGGCTAGTCCAACCAGTCTGACTGGTTCATGAATAGGTTGATCGGTACAACTAAAAAGTGACCATTAGAGATTCAAATCTCTCACCACTTTTGGCTTTAACTAGGCCTCTAAAAGCCAAACTCTATACACTATTCAAAGGCATTGAATACCACTTTTGGGAGAGGCTTTGAAATAGCCTTCTGATTATTATTCTATTCATTTTGAGTTGAAAACCTCTATTATAACATCTTGATTAGATTCAACTCAATCCATTGAATGCTTACAGTGAAGTGATTGATCCTTCACATTGAAGAAGTCATTGAAGAAATCTCTTATTGCTTGCATGCATATATATCTTCACATCATTTTGCAAAGGGAAGTTTCTCTTTATATAGGTAAAATCGTTCCTTAaccatttttttattgatttgaatttgattctTAGTGTTGATCTAAGAGTTTGGTGAACTCTTAATCAAACTAAGGGAGCATCATCCTACACTATACTTAGATGGTTGCAcagatcctcttatccttaaaagagtTGCACAGATcatcttatccttaaaagagtTACATCTAGTGGAATTTTCTTAAgtattgagaggagtggacatagaCTTTTAAAGTAGAACCACTATGAATCTTGTGTCTCCTGTGGATTATTTATTGCTTTAATTTTTAACTGTGTAACTAATTTTGAAAAATGACACAATCCACTAAATACAACTTATTCACTCCCTTGAAAAAAGTGTactttttaatgaatttttgaATAATATCAGTTTATTGCGGATTGGTTTCGACT encodes:
- the LOC122672726 gene encoding pseudo histidine-containing phosphotransfer protein 6-like, with translation MNRLLALLFHQGVLDEQFLQLQQLQDETSPNFVSEVVNIFFNESEKLLRNLRGLLSDREFSDYKKMGIHLNQFMGSSSSIGAKSVRNICVAFRAASEQNNRAGCLRALELLEHEYCYLKNRLHELFQIEQQRVMAAGVRYPMQN